In the genome of Pelobacter seleniigenes DSM 18267, one region contains:
- the groL gene encoding chaperonin GroEL (60 kDa chaperone family; promotes refolding of misfolded polypeptides especially under stressful conditions; forms two stacked rings of heptamers to form a barrel-shaped 14mer; ends can be capped by GroES; misfolded proteins enter the barrel where they are refolded when GroES binds) has translation MAKEILFSQDARAKILDGVNTLADAVKVTLGPKGRNVVIEKSFGAPLITKDGVTVAKEIELEDKFENMGAQLVKEVASKTSDVAGDGTTTATVLAQAIYQEGVKLVTAGHSPMEIKRGIDKAVVAAVEALQGLSNPVQDHKEIAQVGTISANSDETIGNIIAEAMEKVGKEGVITVEEAKSMETSLETVEGMQFDRGYLSPYFVSDAERMECALDDPLILIYDKKISTMKDLLPVLEPVAKQGRPLLIISEDVDGEALATLVVNKLRGTINVCAVKAPGFGDRRKAMLEDIAVLTGGQVISEEVGFKLENATIDMLGTAKRVVVDKENTTIIDGAGDEVAIEGRVKVIRGQIEETSSDYDREKLQERLAKLVGGVAVVKVGAATETEMKEKKARVEDALHATRAAVEEGIVPGGGVALIRCLPAVKKLDLPGEQQFGVQLVLRALEAPLRQIAKNAGVEGAIVADKVLNGEKAFGFNAASDEYCDMLKAGIIDPTKVTRSALQNAASVAGLMLTTEAMIADKPEEHAAPAMPGGMGGMGGMGGMM, from the coding sequence ATGGCAAAAGAGATTTTATTTTCCCAAGATGCACGCGCCAAGATTCTTGACGGCGTCAACACCCTCGCGGATGCGGTCAAAGTGACCCTGGGTCCCAAGGGCCGGAATGTTGTTATTGAAAAATCGTTCGGTGCGCCCCTGATCACCAAGGACGGCGTCACTGTCGCCAAAGAAATCGAACTGGAAGACAAGTTCGAAAACATGGGTGCCCAACTGGTTAAAGAAGTTGCTTCCAAAACGTCTGACGTCGCCGGTGACGGCACCACCACGGCAACTGTGCTGGCCCAAGCCATTTATCAGGAAGGCGTTAAACTGGTCACCGCCGGCCACAGCCCGATGGAAATCAAGCGCGGGATCGACAAAGCTGTGGTTGCTGCGGTTGAGGCCCTGCAGGGTTTGTCTAATCCTGTCCAGGACCACAAAGAGATCGCCCAGGTTGGCACCATCTCCGCCAACAGCGACGAAACCATCGGTAACATTATTGCCGAAGCAATGGAAAAAGTCGGCAAAGAAGGGGTTATCACCGTCGAAGAAGCCAAATCGATGGAAACCTCTCTTGAAACCGTTGAAGGGATGCAGTTTGACCGCGGTTATCTGTCACCCTACTTCGTGTCCGATGCAGAGCGGATGGAATGTGCTCTTGACGATCCGTTGATTCTTATCTACGACAAGAAAATCAGCACCATGAAAGACCTGCTGCCCGTGCTTGAGCCGGTCGCCAAGCAGGGCCGTCCGTTGCTGATCATCTCCGAAGATGTCGATGGCGAAGCGCTGGCAACCCTGGTTGTTAACAAACTGCGTGGGACCATCAACGTCTGCGCCGTTAAAGCTCCCGGCTTCGGCGATCGTCGCAAAGCAATGCTCGAAGATATCGCTGTTCTCACCGGCGGCCAGGTGATTTCGGAAGAAGTCGGCTTCAAACTGGAGAACGCAACCATCGATATGCTCGGAACTGCAAAGCGTGTTGTCGTTGACAAAGAAAACACCACCATTATCGACGGTGCCGGTGACGAAGTTGCCATCGAAGGCCGCGTTAAAGTGATTCGTGGCCAGATCGAAGAAACCAGCAGCGATTACGACCGTGAAAAACTGCAAGAGCGTCTTGCTAAACTGGTCGGCGGCGTTGCCGTGGTTAAAGTCGGTGCTGCAACTGAAACTGAAATGAAAGAGAAAAAAGCTCGGGTTGAAGATGCCCTGCACGCAACTCGCGCCGCAGTGGAAGAAGGCATCGTCCCTGGTGGCGGTGTTGCCCTGATCCGCTGCCTGCCGGCAGTCAAAAAGCTTGACCTCCCAGGCGAGCAGCAATTCGGTGTCCAACTGGTGCTGCGTGCCCTCGAAGCACCGCTGCGGCAGATTGCCAAGAACGCTGGCGTTGAAGGCGCTATCGTTGCCGACAAGGTGCTCAATGGTGAAAAAGCTTTCGGCTTTAACGCTGCATCTGACGAATACTGCGACATGCTCAAAGCCGGGATCATTGATCCGACCAAAGTGACCCGCAGTGCCCTGCAAAACGCTGCTTCGGTTGCCGGTCTGATGCTGACCACCGAAGCCATGATCGCTGACAAGCCGGAAGAACATGCTGCACCGGCAATGCCTGGCGGCATGGGTGGCATGGGCGGCATGGGCGGCATGATGTAA
- a CDS encoding thiamine biosynthesis protein: MSKALGLMSGGLDSTLAAMTLMRQGVEVTGISFVTPFFNAEKARQAAQLIGFELIIEDISDIHLHMVKTPRYGYGRNMNPCIDCHALMFRLAGERMQQGGYDFLFSGEVLGQRPMSQNANALRSVANLSSYAERVLRPLSAKLLPETPMEREGLVDREQLLDIQGRSRKRQQALAKEWGYHNYPPSAGGCLLTEEGFSNQLRDLLEHDPTATVNDVELLKAGRQFRLTETVKLILGRNQADNDRLQALAKPEHSKLRCKDFSGPLGLVSGPADSAALSTAAAIVASYGKGKEENSVAVLCLTDAGEEVLLVKPLPREQSQLYILC, from the coding sequence ATGAGCAAAGCACTAGGATTAATGTCCGGCGGCCTGGACAGCACTCTCGCCGCAATGACTTTGATGCGGCAAGGGGTCGAGGTCACGGGCATTTCTTTCGTCACCCCGTTTTTCAATGCCGAAAAAGCCCGCCAGGCCGCACAGCTGATCGGCTTCGAACTGATTATCGAAGATATCAGCGATATTCACCTGCACATGGTCAAAACGCCTCGCTACGGCTACGGCAGGAACATGAACCCTTGTATCGACTGCCATGCCCTGATGTTCCGCCTGGCTGGCGAACGGATGCAGCAGGGCGGCTACGACTTTCTCTTTTCCGGAGAAGTACTCGGGCAACGGCCCATGAGTCAAAACGCCAATGCCCTGCGCTCGGTGGCTAACCTCTCCAGCTATGCGGAACGGGTCCTGCGCCCATTGAGCGCCAAACTACTCCCGGAAACCCCAATGGAACGGGAAGGACTGGTCGACCGGGAGCAACTGCTGGATATCCAGGGCCGGTCGCGCAAGCGACAGCAGGCACTGGCTAAAGAATGGGGATATCACAATTACCCGCCTTCGGCCGGCGGCTGCCTGCTGACTGAAGAGGGTTTTTCCAACCAGCTGCGCGACCTGCTTGAACATGATCCCACGGCAACGGTTAATGATGTCGAGCTGCTCAAAGCCGGCCGCCAGTTTCGGCTGACGGAAACGGTCAAGCTGATTCTGGGGCGTAATCAAGCAGACAATGACCGCCTGCAGGCGTTGGCCAAACCTGAGCACAGCAAACTGCGCTGCAAAGATTTCAGCGGCCCCCTCGGCCTGGTCAGCGGTCCGGCGGACAGTGCCGCACTGAGTACGGCGGCGGCCATTGTGGCCTCTTACGGAAAAGGCAAAGAGGAAAACAGTGTTGCCGTCCTCTGCCTGACGGACGCCGGCGAAGAGGTCCTGCTGGTCAAGCCGCTACCGCGAGAACAGTCTCAATTATATATTCTCTGTTAA
- a CDS encoding twin-arginine translocase TatA/TatE family subunit, whose amino-acid sequence MFGLGTQELLIILVLVMIIFGAGKLPQVGGALGKGLRNFKKGMNDNDEEIEEGEITKLSDNSKDNSDNNKGKS is encoded by the coding sequence ATGTTTGGGTTGGGAACACAGGAATTACTGATCATTCTGGTTCTGGTCATGATCATTTTCGGGGCAGGCAAACTTCCCCAGGTCGGCGGCGCACTGGGTAAAGGCTTGCGCAATTTCAAAAAAGGCATGAACGACAACGATGAAGAGATTGAAGAGGGCGAAATCACCAAGCTCTCTGACAACAGCAAAGACAATTCGGACAACAATAAGGGCAAGTCCTGA
- a CDS encoding GSU3473 family protein, producing the protein MLQDNRIEVVYLDGTAGKVSNDVLDVLIATEKIMRFKRAEGWVEIVRKNARLRDYRNAGSYHGQERRAPWPMKNGRAGSDA; encoded by the coding sequence ATGTTGCAAGATAACAGAATCGAAGTCGTGTATCTGGATGGCACCGCCGGCAAAGTCAGCAACGATGTTCTTGACGTTCTGATTGCGACCGAGAAGATCATGCGCTTCAAGCGGGCGGAAGGATGGGTCGAAATTGTTCGTAAGAATGCCCGGTTGCGAGATTATCGAAATGCCGGATCTTACCACGGCCAGGAAAGAAGGGCTCCCTGGCCGATGAAAAATGGCCGCGCTGGCAGTGATGCCTGA
- the dksA gene encoding RNA polymerase-binding protein DksA, whose amino-acid sequence MDKKTLAEFKDLLMGQLASLRQEAGRTVSEMTEENANFPDPTDRASLESDRNFELRIRDRERKLINKIRQALDRIEDGTFGLCESCEEEIGADRLRARPVTTLCIDCKTEQERQEKIG is encoded by the coding sequence ATGGATAAAAAGACGTTAGCTGAATTCAAGGATTTATTGATGGGCCAATTAGCGTCCCTGCGCCAGGAAGCGGGCCGGACCGTTTCAGAGATGACCGAGGAAAATGCCAATTTTCCCGATCCGACCGATCGGGCATCCCTCGAGTCGGACCGTAACTTTGAACTGCGCATCAGAGACCGCGAGCGCAAACTGATCAATAAAATTCGCCAGGCGCTGGATCGGATCGAAGATGGGACCTTTGGCCTCTGTGAGAGCTGCGAAGAAGAGATCGGTGCGGATCGGCTGAGAGCGCGGCCGGTCACCACCCTGTGTATCGATTGCAAAACCGAGCAGGAACGCCAGGAAAAAATCGGTTGA
- the radA gene encoding DNA repair protein RadA: MARQKTIYTCQQCGFQSPKWMGRCPDCQQWNSLVEEHPLPTSSNSRSLAEPGKPLKLSEVSGREEDRLSSGLAEFDRTLGGGVVPGSLILVGGDPGIGKSTLLLQAFAQLAQNGTALYVTAEESARQVKLRAERLGVKADNLYLLAETSLAQIKQRIKELQPAFLVIDSIQTIFCDSLDSAPGSVSQVRECTGQLMIQAKGDGLPTFLVGHVTKDGSIAGPRVLEHMVDTVLYFEGSGGHPYRILRAVKNRFGSTNEIGVFEMQEQGLREVGNPSELFLAERPEHTAGSAVVAALEGSRPILVELQALVSGSSFGTPQRTAIGIDHKRVALLVAILEKKVELSLAGQDIFLNVAGGVRLDEPAVDLAAIAALASSHLNRVINPHMVMFGEVGLTGEVRAVSQPELRVKEAARLGFTHCILPQGNLKNIDIPKSIELIGVSHASQALEHIFM, translated from the coding sequence GTGGCCCGCCAGAAAACCATTTACACTTGCCAGCAATGCGGCTTTCAAAGCCCCAAATGGATGGGGCGCTGCCCGGACTGCCAGCAGTGGAACAGCCTGGTCGAAGAACATCCGCTGCCGACGTCCAGCAACAGCCGCAGCCTGGCCGAACCGGGCAAGCCGCTGAAGCTCTCCGAAGTCAGCGGCCGCGAGGAAGACCGGCTCAGTTCCGGGCTGGCCGAGTTCGACCGAACCCTGGGCGGCGGCGTGGTGCCCGGCTCGCTGATCCTGGTCGGGGGAGACCCCGGCATCGGCAAGTCCACCCTGCTGTTGCAGGCGTTTGCGCAACTCGCCCAGAATGGGACCGCCCTCTATGTCACCGCAGAAGAATCGGCCCGCCAGGTTAAATTGCGCGCCGAACGTCTGGGGGTCAAAGCCGACAATCTCTACCTGCTGGCCGAAACATCCCTGGCCCAGATCAAGCAGCGCATCAAGGAGCTGCAGCCGGCGTTCCTGGTCATCGATTCCATTCAGACAATTTTTTGCGACAGTCTCGATTCGGCCCCAGGCAGCGTCAGTCAGGTCCGGGAGTGTACCGGCCAGCTGATGATCCAGGCCAAGGGCGACGGCTTGCCGACCTTCCTGGTCGGCCATGTCACCAAGGACGGCTCCATCGCCGGACCACGGGTCCTCGAACACATGGTTGACACCGTCCTCTATTTTGAAGGCAGCGGCGGGCATCCTTACCGGATTCTGCGGGCCGTGAAAAACCGCTTCGGCTCAACCAATGAAATCGGCGTGTTTGAAATGCAGGAGCAGGGCTTGCGCGAGGTTGGCAATCCATCGGAGCTGTTCCTGGCCGAGCGTCCCGAACATACTGCCGGCAGCGCGGTTGTCGCGGCCCTGGAGGGGAGCCGGCCGATTCTGGTCGAGCTGCAGGCGCTGGTTTCGGGCAGCTCCTTCGGCACCCCCCAGCGCACCGCCATCGGCATTGACCATAAACGGGTGGCGCTGCTGGTCGCGATCCTCGAAAAGAAGGTGGAGTTGTCCCTGGCCGGGCAGGATATCTTTCTCAATGTCGCCGGCGGGGTCAGGCTGGATGAACCGGCCGTCGATCTGGCGGCCATCGCCGCATTGGCCTCAAGTCATCTGAACCGGGTTATCAACCCCCATATGGTGATGTTCGGCGAAGTCGGCCTGACCGGCGAAGTCAGGGCGGTTTCTCAGCCCGAGCTGAGGGTCAAGGAAGCGGCGCGACTCGGCTTTACCCACTGCATTCTTCCCCAGGGCAATCTGAAGAATATTGACATTCCGAAATCGATTGAGTTGATCGGGGTCAGCCACGCCAGCCAGGCCCTGGAGCATATTTTTATGTAG
- a CDS encoding J domain-containing protein has product MTYAELQAALAEFDLSEQATLQEIRLRHRELVMRYHPDRGASADEEKIRRINAAYKVIMAYVQRYKFDFSKERFWEQYPEERLREQFYDADLWLGKGH; this is encoded by the coding sequence ATGACCTATGCTGAGTTACAAGCCGCCCTGGCTGAATTCGATCTCTCCGAACAGGCGACCCTGCAGGAGATCCGCCTGCGCCACCGCGAACTGGTCATGCGCTATCATCCCGACCGGGGAGCCAGTGCCGATGAAGAAAAAATCCGCCGCATCAATGCCGCTTATAAAGTGATCATGGCCTATGTTCAGCGTTACAAATTCGATTTTTCCAAGGAGCGGTTCTGGGAGCAATATCCGGAAGAACGCCTCCGCGAGCAATTTTATGACGCTGACCTGTGGCTGGGCAAAGGGCATTGA
- a CDS encoding DUF6639 family protein, with product MRQRFILLAGILLLFWHAELRAADGERCPQQPQVVVLVADPAVRREICSAADQAIAFLAKFALSPQRDIVLEITNQQIDSHGYSAFGSYDSRSDRIQLMSYAAIMALSAAPTMYGEPFDRVHYAGAIAHETTHAVVQHNLAVKLIGTSAQEYLAHATQLAVLPTQRRQAIIAELGVGAWESGDLISDAYMAMEPGKFAVKSYLHLLSLKDPQPFIQILLNSKWFYVSVP from the coding sequence TTGCGGCAAAGATTCATCCTCCTTGCCGGCATCCTTCTTCTGTTCTGGCATGCCGAACTCCGGGCCGCCGATGGAGAACGCTGCCCCCAGCAGCCGCAGGTTGTCGTGCTGGTCGCGGACCCGGCAGTACGACGCGAAATCTGCTCCGCAGCAGACCAGGCCATCGCCTTCCTGGCCAAATTCGCCTTATCTCCGCAGCGGGATATTGTTCTTGAGATTACCAATCAACAGATCGACAGCCACGGCTATTCGGCCTTCGGCAGTTACGACAGTCGCAGCGACCGGATTCAGTTGATGTCCTATGCCGCCATCATGGCCTTAAGCGCAGCGCCGACCATGTATGGGGAACCCTTTGACCGGGTCCACTATGCCGGCGCCATTGCCCATGAGACAACCCATGCCGTGGTTCAGCACAACCTGGCGGTCAAATTGATCGGCACCTCGGCCCAGGAATATCTGGCCCACGCCACCCAACTGGCGGTCCTCCCCACCCAACGTCGGCAGGCCATCATCGCCGAGCTGGGAGTCGGCGCCTGGGAATCGGGCGATCTGATCAGCGATGCTTACATGGCCATGGAGCCGGGCAAATTTGCCGTCAAGTCCTACCTGCACCTGTTATCGTTAAAAGATCCGCAGCCGTTTATCCAGATTCTCCTGAACAGTAAATGGTTTTACGTTTCGGTCCCGTAA
- a CDS encoding TIGR03960 family B12-binding radical SAM protein, whose translation MSEKYQSTALTQVSRPSRYLGGELGSIVKADAGIEVRIALAFPDVYEVGMSHIGFPILYNILNQLEWVAAERVYAPWPDMEERLRADGQPLCTLETVRPLADFDIIGFTLQYELSYTNLLAMLDLAGLPLTRQQRATDAPLVVVGGPCAYNPEPLADFFDVALIGDGEEAVVELVRLVRQAKAEGWDREQLLAALAGHEGFYVPAFFDVAYHDDGRVAKIQPLRPGYEQVRRRFLADLDSAPFPTRPIVPFMDTVHNRVAMEIARGCTRGCRFCQAGYIYRPVRERDPATIKDLIKKSLANSGFEEISLLSLSTGDYSCIEPLLKELMAEHADEQVAVSLPSLRVGSLTPELMEEIKRVRKTGFTLAPEAGSERLRRVINKGISEADLLTATGNAYRLGWRLIKLYFMMGLPTETDADLEALISLAWQVKRSGKGTGGNDVNVAVSTFVPKPHTPFQWQAQIGVEETLRKQQLLRDGLRKSKLRFKYHEAQLSFLEGVFARGDRRLGAVLARAVALGCRFDGWREHFDFARWQQAFSDCGIEPAWYLRARERDEILPWDHIDCGVSKAFFWQELEKALAEAATVDCRNGACHSCGVCDFETLRMRLLDPRQAAARNLEPAAAPPNAPAEQLTRVRLTLSKLGRARMVAHLEYLKMFHRAVRRAGIPVRFSQGFHPAPKISFLEALPMGVASDAELVDLELHYPVPLEQLVGELNRQLPEGFTIHQAEEIAWKALSPSAAIAGSSYLVPVPATVRATLAGRIAEFLSAAEVPATRLKKGKVEQLDLRPDVQNLQLVEDNLLIELRKGSPLQIAAWLFEQDVETIRRSGVRKTGIILK comes from the coding sequence GTGTCAGAAAAATATCAATCCACAGCATTGACCCAGGTCAGTCGGCCCAGCCGCTACCTGGGCGGGGAACTGGGCAGTATTGTCAAAGCGGACGCCGGCATCGAGGTGCGGATCGCGCTGGCTTTTCCCGATGTCTATGAAGTCGGCATGAGCCATATCGGCTTCCCGATTCTTTACAACATCCTCAACCAGCTTGAATGGGTTGCGGCGGAGCGGGTCTATGCACCCTGGCCGGACATGGAAGAACGCTTGCGGGCCGATGGCCAGCCCCTCTGCACCCTGGAAACGGTACGCCCTTTGGCGGACTTCGATATCATCGGCTTCACCCTCCAGTACGAGCTCAGCTATACCAATTTGCTGGCCATGCTCGATCTGGCCGGGCTGCCGCTGACCCGGCAACAGCGCGCCACGGATGCGCCGCTGGTGGTGGTCGGCGGACCCTGTGCCTACAATCCTGAGCCGCTGGCTGACTTTTTTGATGTTGCCCTGATCGGCGATGGTGAAGAAGCCGTGGTCGAACTGGTCCGGCTGGTTCGGCAGGCCAAGGCCGAAGGCTGGGACCGGGAACAGCTGCTCGCCGCCCTGGCCGGGCATGAAGGCTTTTACGTTCCGGCTTTTTTTGACGTCGCTTACCATGACGACGGGCGGGTTGCCAAAATTCAGCCGCTGCGGCCGGGTTATGAACAGGTCCGCCGGCGTTTCCTGGCTGACCTTGACAGCGCTCCCTTTCCGACCCGGCCCATCGTGCCGTTCATGGATACGGTGCATAACCGGGTCGCCATGGAGATCGCCCGCGGCTGTACCCGGGGTTGCCGGTTCTGTCAGGCCGGTTATATCTACCGCCCGGTCCGCGAGCGGGATCCCGCTACCATCAAGGACCTGATCAAAAAGAGCCTTGCCAATTCAGGGTTTGAAGAAATTTCCTTGTTGTCCCTGTCGACCGGGGATTACAGTTGCATCGAGCCGCTGCTCAAAGAGCTGATGGCAGAGCATGCCGACGAGCAGGTCGCGGTGTCGCTGCCAAGCCTGCGGGTCGGTTCCCTGACCCCGGAACTGATGGAAGAGATCAAACGGGTGCGCAAGACCGGCTTTACCCTGGCGCCCGAAGCCGGCAGCGAACGGTTGCGCCGGGTGATCAATAAGGGGATCAGCGAAGCGGACCTGCTCACCGCCACCGGCAATGCCTACCGGCTCGGTTGGCGGCTGATCAAGCTCTATTTTATGATGGGCCTGCCGACGGAGACCGATGCCGATCTCGAAGCATTGATCTCCCTGGCCTGGCAGGTGAAAAGGAGCGGCAAGGGGACCGGCGGGAATGACGTCAATGTCGCGGTCTCGACCTTCGTGCCCAAGCCTCATACGCCTTTCCAGTGGCAGGCGCAGATCGGTGTCGAAGAGACCCTGCGCAAGCAGCAGCTGCTGCGCGACGGTCTGCGCAAGAGCAAGTTGCGTTTCAAATATCATGAAGCCCAGCTGTCTTTCCTGGAAGGGGTGTTCGCCCGCGGCGACCGCCGTCTTGGCGCTGTCCTGGCCCGGGCCGTGGCCCTCGGCTGTCGGTTTGACGGCTGGCGAGAGCATTTCGATTTTGCGCGCTGGCAGCAGGCTTTTAGCGATTGCGGAATCGAGCCGGCCTGGTATCTGCGCGCCAGGGAGCGCGACGAGATTCTGCCTTGGGACCATATCGACTGCGGGGTGAGCAAAGCCTTCTTCTGGCAGGAGCTGGAAAAAGCCCTTGCCGAAGCCGCCACCGTTGATTGCCGTAACGGCGCCTGCCACAGCTGCGGAGTCTGTGATTTCGAAACCCTGCGCATGCGCTTGCTCGACCCGCGCCAGGCCGCAGCCCGGAACCTGGAGCCGGCCGCAGCGCCACCGAATGCGCCGGCGGAGCAACTGACCCGGGTCAGGCTGACTTTGAGCAAGCTGGGCCGGGCGCGGATGGTTGCGCATCTGGAATACCTGAAAATGTTCCACCGGGCGGTCCGCCGGGCCGGGATTCCGGTGCGCTTTTCGCAAGGATTTCACCCCGCACCCAAGATCTCCTTTCTGGAGGCCTTGCCCATGGGGGTGGCCAGTGACGCTGAACTGGTCGATCTGGAACTGCATTACCCGGTTCCCCTGGAACAGCTGGTGGGCGAGCTGAACCGGCAGCTGCCGGAAGGTTTTACGATCCATCAGGCCGAAGAGATTGCCTGGAAGGCCCTCTCCCCCTCGGCGGCCATTGCGGGCAGCAGTTATCTGGTGCCGGTGCCCGCAACGGTCAGGGCGACCCTGGCGGGACGGATCGCAGAGTTTTTGTCCGCTGCGGAAGTTCCGGCAACACGGCTCAAAAAAGGGAAGGTCGAACAGTTGGACCTGCGACCGGATGTGCAGAACCTGCAACTGGTTGAGGATAACCTGCTCATAGAGCTGCGCAAAGGCAGCCCGCTGCAGATTGCCGCCTGGTTGTTCGAGCAGGATGTCGAAACGATCCGCCGTTCCGGGGTTCGGAAAACAGGAATTATTCTCAAGTAG
- a CDS encoding Rne/Rng family ribonuclease: MTKELVISTTSHETRVALLEGGHIAELYIEREKERGIVGNIYKGKVIRVLPGMQAAFVDIGLEKAAFLYVADVFDEMEQVERTIEGEEHPHDQAEEAELPHLPPIEDLLREGQELLVQISKEPIGTKGARITSHISLPGRHLVYMPTVDHVGISRRIESEEERDRLRLIVEGIRKPGTGFIVRTVSEGKSEGDLRHDMEFLVGLWENLSRGLDEVKAPSLIHSDLDVTSKVLRDILTEDVHKIVVDDFEEYNKIVRFLRTFMPRLNYCIELYKGEEPVFDAYGLEVEISRALGRKVWLKSGGSIIIEQTEALTAIDVNTGRYVGKHNLEDTILKTNLEAVKEIAFQLRLRNIGGLIIIDFIDMEKEAHREKVHAALEEALKSDKNKTNILKISELGLVEMTRKRVRESIGRTLCEPCPYCEGKGYVKGKLTVIYEILRELHREMADLPAGRVTLLAHPEIAGLLIDEERGGLDEVEQAYGRAVTINPRPGFHIEQYEIAVG, translated from the coding sequence ATGACAAAGGAGCTGGTCATCAGTACCACCTCCCATGAGACCCGTGTCGCCTTGCTCGAAGGGGGGCATATCGCGGAGCTTTATATTGAACGGGAGAAGGAACGGGGGATTGTCGGTAATATCTATAAAGGCAAGGTGATTCGGGTGCTGCCCGGCATGCAGGCGGCCTTTGTCGATATCGGTCTGGAAAAGGCCGCCTTCCTCTATGTCGCCGATGTGTTCGACGAGATGGAGCAGGTCGAACGCACCATCGAGGGGGAAGAGCATCCCCACGACCAGGCCGAGGAGGCCGAACTGCCCCATCTGCCGCCCATTGAGGACCTGCTCCGGGAGGGGCAGGAGCTGCTGGTGCAAATCTCCAAGGAGCCTATCGGCACCAAAGGGGCGCGCATTACCTCGCATATCTCCTTGCCCGGCCGGCATCTGGTCTACATGCCGACCGTCGATCATGTCGGGATCTCGCGGCGGATCGAAAGCGAGGAAGAGCGGGACCGGCTGCGGCTGATCGTCGAAGGAATCCGCAAGCCCGGCACCGGCTTTATCGTGCGCACGGTGTCCGAAGGCAAGAGCGAGGGGGACCTGCGCCACGATATGGAGTTTCTGGTCGGCCTCTGGGAGAATTTAAGTCGCGGCCTCGATGAAGTCAAAGCACCCAGCCTGATCCATTCCGATCTCGACGTGACCAGCAAGGTTTTGCGCGATATCCTGACCGAGGATGTCCACAAGATCGTGGTTGATGATTTCGAAGAATACAACAAGATCGTGCGCTTCTTGCGCACCTTCATGCCACGGCTGAATTACTGTATCGAACTCTATAAAGGGGAAGAACCGGTGTTCGACGCCTACGGCCTCGAAGTCGAGATCTCCCGCGCCCTGGGGCGCAAAGTCTGGCTGAAAAGCGGCGGTTCCATCATTATCGAACAGACCGAAGCCCTGACCGCCATCGACGTCAACACCGGCCGCTACGTTGGTAAGCACAACCTTGAAGACACGATTCTCAAGACCAACCTGGAAGCGGTTAAGGAGATCGCCTTTCAGCTCCGGCTGCGCAATATCGGCGGGCTGATCATTATCGATTTCATCGATATGGAAAAGGAAGCCCACCGGGAAAAAGTCCATGCCGCCCTGGAAGAAGCCCTTAAAAGCGACAAGAACAAAACCAATATCCTGAAGATTTCCGAGCTTGGCCTGGTGGAAATGACCCGCAAGCGGGTGCGCGAAAGCATCGGCCGCACCCTTTGCGAACCCTGCCCCTACTGTGAGGGAAAAGGCTACGTCAAAGGCAAGCTCACAGTTATTTACGAGATCCTCCGCGAACTGCATCGCGAAATGGCCGATCTGCCGGCTGGTCGGGTCACCTTGCTGGCCCACCCGGAAATCGCCGGGCTGCTCATCGACGAAGAACGCGGCGGGCTGGACGAGGTTGAGCAGGCCTACGGCCGGGCCGTGACCATCAACCCGCGCCCCGGGTTTCATATCGAGCAGTACGAAATCGCCGTCGGCTGA